CAGCTAACGCACCAGCTGATTGCACTCCGACCACTGACATGACTTGTGGCTGTGCCGCAGACAGCCCCACGTTTGTTTGCACCAGTCGCACTACCTTTGCTCAATGCAATGGCGCGACAGTCGTCACAACGGGCACGTGTCCGACCGGTTTAACATGCGCGGCACAGAGAGGTGGGGATATTTGTGTAGATGCATGTTATTTAGACGGTGAAATTGAGTGTGATCTTGATGCTCCTGCGAGTTAAATACATCCACCTTCGAGTTGAGAATTGCTTATACTTGTCTAggctaaaattgttttttgtatgaataaagagaaaattaaaatatacgataaatttagttaaataaatttttctataattgtgaaaatggacTAGTGTTAGTCACCCAAAAACCTTCTCATCTGCGGTGCGGGTGTGAGAGAGAGACTTAAATTTACGAGCCGACTCGTTTCCTGTGTGGGATTGACAGAAAGATacgcattttttattattcgaaCGAAAAGTTAACATAACGTAAGTTCCGAGATTTGATTTAGTCATAAACGGCTCTATGCCCCACTCACAGTATTCACTATACGCAGTGGCAGATTAAGAGGGCTAAATGGGAGATAGAGAGATTCAAAAGCCCTGTGTATAATGACAACGTCGTGCGACGTTCAACGTTCGaagctcaaaggtgaacttgatcACTGACAGTGCCATTTGGGgcagaagcaaaagtcaaaaaacAACAAGTTGCCGTCTACTGCATTGGAAACGTTGACGAACTGCGATGTAGACCAACACCCCACAATTCAtagttttcttcgcatattctgcacacttccTGCGACGAATGCCAGCTCTGAACGCTCTTTTACGTGGCTGAGGACGAACATGCCACATTGGTTGGCCTGACGTTCGGCACACGCATCATAACTACAGTACGATATTATAAAGTATGTGCGCGAAAAAAATTGGTCGAACGTATAACGTTATAaaacttatatttattattcaatttcggaaatatttatacaagttattgtttatataaatatttctactaATTCAAGATATAATattcagaatattttttataagcgaATAATCGTAATTCAGACTTAACATCCTTCATAAGCGCTTGCACACAATCCTTATTGAAGCTTTTAGTGACGCTTTGCCACTTATTCCTAAATTGCCTCTCATTTTTCACTATATGTTGCATCTTTAACAGTTTTGCTTTAATAATGGCCCAATAAGTCTCAATCGGCCTGAGCTCTGGGCAATTCAGAGGGTTTACCTCCTTGGGAACAACAACCACTCTATTGCCTCGGTACCACTTTAAAGCGGTTTTTCCGTAATGACATATCGCAAGATCAAACCAAAAAAGTACTGGATCCTTATGAAGCTTAATTAAAGGTAAAAGACGTTTCTGTGagcactcttcttcttcttctttactggagtagacaccgcttacgtgattatagttgagtcaacaacagcgcgccagtcgtttcttctcttcgctacgcggcgccaattggatattccaagcgaagcgaagtccttctccacttggtccttcaaacggagtggaggtcttcctcttcctctgcttcccgcggc
This genomic stretch from Bactrocera dorsalis isolate Fly_Bdor chromosome 5, ASM2337382v1, whole genome shotgun sequence harbors:
- the LOC125778628 gene encoding uncharacterized protein LOC125778628, giving the protein MKSNTQSSISLILLATVSLLVQHTTATCGVCGSNGIACISETQFNICFNNQPDNTTAHECPNGGTCTSLLMKCSDAANAPADCTPTTDMTCGCAADSPTFVCTSRTTFAQCNGATVVTTGTCPTGLTCAAQRGGDICVDACYLDGEIECDLDAPAS